A genomic region of Raphanus sativus cultivar WK10039 chromosome 6, ASM80110v3, whole genome shotgun sequence contains the following coding sequences:
- the LOC108808072 gene encoding uncharacterized protein LOC108808072, with product MVRWYLDDDDDDDYEEEREVDMLKPERLLHRTDRGAGWHHVQQFMHGSDQQCYDILRMHQRTFQALCKMLATRYGLKETNNVYIEEAVAMFLEVVGQDKTVRVIAQIYQRSLDTVKRKLGEVLSALLKFAADALKPEDGEFTRVCPVLGNDDRYWPFFKDCIGALDGTHISFRSPKGNAEAYRGRKHVPTMNVLAICNFDMKFVYAYVGVPGRAHDTKVRYHLDQFNRGGPPTNTREVFNRRHSRLRSVIERTFGVWKAKWRILDRGHPKYGLVKWMKLVTATMALHNFIRDSHREDNDFVHWQTREEYHTHGDNEMEDEEEEEDGDGYDGHIPYNPIGDRAMEDLRDHITSELSRGYRLPY from the exons ATGGTTAGGTGGTacttggatgatgatgatgatgatgattatgagGAAGAGCGGGAAGTTGATATGCTTAAGCCAGAAAGATTGCTTCATAGAACAGATCGAGGTGCTGGATGGCATCATGTTCAGCAGTTTATGCACGGGTCAGATCAACAGTGCTATGATATCCTTCGCATGCATCAGAGGACATTCCAAGCTTTGTGTAAGATGTTAGCAACAAGATATGGATTAAAAGAGACGAACAATGTCTATATTGAAGAAGCGGTTGCAATGTTCCTTGAAGTGGTGGGTCAAGATAAGACAGTACGGGTTATTGCACAAATATATCAACGTTCGTTGGATACAGTCAAAAGAAAACTTGGTGAGGTTTTGAGTGCTCTCTTGAAGTTTGCTGCAGATGCACTAAAACCAGAAGATGGTGAGTTCACAAGAGTATGTCCTGTTTTGGGAAATGATGATCGCTACTGGCCATTTTTTAAAGATTGTATTGGAGCATTGGATGGAACTCATATCTCATTTCGCTCTCCTAAGGGAAATGCAGAAGCATACAGGGGTAGAAAACATGTGCCAACCATGAATGTCCTTGCTATATGTAACTTCGATATGAAGTTCGTATATGCTTATGTGGGGGTACCGGGTAGAGCCCATGACACAAAG GTTCGGTATCATCTTGATCAGTTCAACAGAGGAGGACCACCAACGAACACTCGAGAGGTGTTCAACCGGAGACACTCAAGATTACGATCAGTGATTGAGCGGACATTTGGAGTGTGGAAAGCAAAATGGAGAATTCTTGACCGTGGGCATCCTAAATATGGTTTGGTCAAATGGATGAAGCTAGTAACAGCAACAATGGCTCTACACAACTTCATACGTGATTCACATCGAGAAGATAATGATTTTGTGCATTGGCAGACAAGAGAAGAATATCATACTCATGGTGATAatgaaatggaagatgaagaagaagaagaagatggtgatggtTATGATGGACATATTCCATATAATCCGATTGGTGACAGAGCCATGGAAGATTTACGTGATCATATTACTAGTGAGTTGAGTAGAGGATATCGATTAccttattag
- the LOC108806419 gene encoding syntaxin-22, whose amino-acid sequence MSFQDLEAGRGRSRKTNGGGGGGRQDSTQAVASGIFQINTGVSTFQRLVNTLGTPRDTPELRDKLHKTRLHIGQLVKDTSAKLKEASETDHQTGVNPSKKIADAKLAKDFQAVLKEFQKAQQTAAERETAYAPLVPPSAHPSSYSAGEVDNISEQRAQVMESKRQELVLLDNEIAFNEAVIEEREQGIQEIHTQIGEVNEIFKDLAVLVNDQGVMIDDIGTHIDNSRAATSQGRSQLAQAAKTQRSNSSLTCLLLVIFGIVLLIVIIVLAA is encoded by the exons atgAGTTTTCAAGATTTAGAAGCTGGAAGAGGAAGATCGAGGAAGACcaatggtggtggtggtggtggtcggCAAGATTCGACGCAAGCCGTGGCTTCGGGAATATTCCAGATCAATACCGGAGTTTCCACGTTTCAACGTCTCGTCAACACGCTCGGTACTCCCAGAGACACGCCTGAGCTCCGTGATAAGCT GCACAAGACACGGTTGCATATAGGGCAGCTTGTGAAGGACACGTCAGCTAAACTTAAAGAAGCTAGTGAAACTGATCATCAAACTGGTGTCAAT CCAAGTAAGAAGATTGCAGATGCTAAGCTTGCAAAGGACTTTCAAGCTGTGTTGAAAGAGTTTCAGAAAGCTCAGCAAACTGCTGCTGAAAGAGAAACTGCTTATGCTCCTTTGGTGCCTCCTTCTGCTCATCCTTCTAG CTATTCAGCGGGTGAAGTAGATAATATCTCGGAACAGCGGGCGCAAGTTATGGAGTCGAAAAG GCAGGAGCTTGTGTTGTTAGACAACGAGATTGCATTCAACGAGGCAGTGATCGAAGAAAGAGAGCAAGGGATACAAGAAATCCATACTCAGATTGGCGAGGTTAACGAGATATTCAAAGATCTCGCGGTTCTGGTTAACGATCAAGGAGTCATGATAG ATGATATCGGTACTCACATTGACAACTCTCGAGCTGCAACTTCACAAGGAAGATCTCAGCTCGCTCAGGCCGCAAAAACACAAAGATCAAACTCATCTCTG ACATGCTTGCTCTTGGTGATATTTGGCATTGTACTCCTGATCGTGATAATCGTACTCGCAGCTTGA
- the LOC108808071 gene encoding uncharacterized protein LOC108808071 has translation MYLRPIHYAVLFHYTRFLTRLKSLKTSCFFSNVLISFIRNIVPDDVSLLQVRNITSEGSHRHLLTTIKLPILNHQSQSQLHELVIIERLPLGVFADPFELQSLPQRIDQTGLSLRSALISVKHPLHARYQPLEESGYSRVEFGEPDLFLCSRLVLNQGQEEIRCLVLAIAGLKTETETRSVVWEIPAGIRNHICYYICGCGFLYPRFRLCSEVEPCKNRKQS, from the exons ATGTATCTCCGACCAATACATTATGCAGTCTTATTTCACTACACACGCTTCCTTACACGACTCAAGAGTTTGAAAACTTCATGCTTCTTCAGCAATGTTCTGATAAGTTTCATCAGAAACATTGTTCCTGATGATGTATCATTGCTACAAGTCAGAAACATAACCAGTGAAGGTTCGCATCGTCATCTACTTACAACCATCAAGCTCCCTATTCTTAATCATCAATCACAGTCTCAGCTACACGAGCTTGTGATTATTGAACGGTTACCTTTGGGTGTTTTTGCTGATCCTTTTGAGCTTCAGAGTCTTCCCCAACGCATAG ATCAAACAGGTCTGTCGTTGAGATCGGCTCTGATCAGTGTAAAGCATCCCTTACATGCTCGGTATCAG CCTCTTGAAGAGAGTGGATACTCTAGAGTGGAGTTTGGAGAGCCAGACTTGTTCCTGTGCTCGAGACTTGTACTGAACCAGGGACAAGAAGAGATAAGATGTTTGGTTTTGGCCATTGCCGGATtgaaaaccgaaaccgaaaccAGATCCGTTGTCTGGGAAATCCCTGCGGGAATCAGGAATCATATCTGTTATTACATTTGTGGCTGCGGCTTTCTTTATCCGCGTTTTCGACTATGCTCTGAGGTTGAACCTTGTAAGAATAGAAAGCAGTCATGA